The DNA sequence TTTTCAGTGTGTACTTTTACGCCCAACTGTTCGATTTTGGTACGAAGTATTGCGCCACCGCCGTCACAGACCTGCACGGCCATTAAGCGTGGGGCAAATTCTACTACGTGGGTTTCCATACCGAGGTCTTTGAGTGCTTTAGCGGCTTCTAAACCCAGTAATCCTCCACCGACAACCACGCCTACTTTGGAATTTTCCCCCGATTTGGTCATTGCTTCCAAATCCTCAATGGTACGATAAACCAAAATATTTTCTTCAGCGGCTTTATCTTCAGGACGAGGAATCGGAGGTACAAAGGGGTAAGAGCCGGTGGCGAGAACCAATTTGTCGTAGCTTTCGCGGCGACCACTGGCGGTTACGACAATTTTTTGCTGTGGCTGAATTTCTACTACTTTGTCATTCACAAAGTACTGAACACCATGTTCGTCGTAGTACTCTGGAGACGTCATCATCAAATCGTCAGCAGTTTTGCCTGAGAAATAACTTGATAGTTGTACTCTATCGTAAGCTAACCGCGACTCTTCACTGAAGGTAGTGACTTGAACTTGGTCTAACTTGTTTTGTTGTATCAGCTGGTCAATAAAATGGTGACCCACCATGCCGTTGCCGACAACGATAATACGTTCCATGTACTCTCTCCTATGCGCTTAAAGCAGCGCTATGTTCTAATTCGAATGGGGTCGATGTCGCGTCTAATTTAGTTAGCCAGTCGAGTTGCTCGCGCAGTGATACCACTTCACCAATTACAATTAATGTAGGGGATTGTAAAAGGTGTTCACTGGCGAGCGTTGGTAACTGGTCTAAGGTTCCGGTAATAACGCGCTGGTCGTTTTGGCAGCCTTTTTCTATTAAAGCTGCGGGAGTGTTGGCTCTCTTGCCAAAAGCTTGTAGCTGTTGGCTGATTTCAGGCAAGCTACTCAGGCCCATATAAAAAACTAAGGTGTGGTCGAGTTGGGCGAGTTGTGCCCAATTGATATCTAATTTTCCGTCTTGTTTGTGGCCGGTAATAAAACTGCAGCCAGTAGCAAGGCCGCGGTGAGTCAGCGGAATGCCGGCATAACTGGTACAGCCTGATGCTGCGGTAATCCCAGGAATGACTCGCGCGGGCACATCGTGTTGATGTAATACCTCAAGTTCTTCACTACCGCGACCAAATACAAAAGGGTCGCCCCCTTTTAAACGGCAGATCCTTAAACCCTGTTTGGCTTTATCTACCATGTATAAATTAAGTTGATCTTGAGGAATGCAGTGGTTGGCTTTTGCTTTGCCTACGTAGATGGCTTGAGTGCCTGTTGGGATTAACTCAAGGATGTCTTGACTGACCAAACGGTCATAAAGGATTAAATCTGCTTGCTCAATACTGCGTAAGGCTTTTAGGGTAAGCAATTCGGGGTCGCCAGGGCCTGCACCCACTAAATCAACCATTGCGGCTTGGATAGTGTGCGTAGATTTATCTCTGGTATGTTGACTGATACGTTCTATCATTATTTGCTTTCACTAAAATTGCTTATACCTTTGTGTGACGCAATCATAATGCCAGTGGTTTCAAAAGCATTGAAAATGCCTTTTTTATACTATTAATCAGTTGTTTAGCGTTTTATTGTGATTTGTTCGACTAAGTAATCCGTTTACTACTTAAGGGATAAGTTGCACCTAAATGGAAAGATCACGCACTTAGAGTGTGCTTGAAAGTGTGAACTATATTTAGTTTATGACGTCTTAAATAAGCGAATGCTCGTTGCTGCGCACGGCGCCGCTATTGGCGGGTTTTAGGGGTTAGATCTTGGTAGATGGCTATGGTAGTATCATCAATCGAGTAAATTAAAGAGGTTGATATGGATCAAAAGATCGCATCTATGGCGCTAGTCCCGCAAGGGAGTATTGAGGCCTATATTCAATCGGTTAATCGAATTGAGATGCTAAGTGCTGAAAAAGAAAAAGCACTGGCGACACGTTTGTTCGAGGACGGTGACTTAAGTGCTGCCCGCGAGCTCGTTATGTCGCACCTTCGGTTTGTTGCTCACGTAGCAAAAAATTATGCGGGTTATGGTTTACCTCAAGCCGATTTGATTCAAGAGGGCAACGTAGGCTTAATGAAAGCCGTAAAACGATTTGACCCAAGTGTTGGTGTTCGTTTGGTATCTTTTGCTGTGCATTGGATTAAAGCGGAGATACACGAGTATGTATTACGTAACTGGCGTATGGTTAAGATTGCAACCACTAAAGCGCAGCGTAAATTATTCTTTAACCTACGTAAGTCTAAAAAACGCTTGGGTTGGTTTAATAACGATGAAGTAAATATGGTTGCTGAGAATCTAGGTGTTACCCCTAAAGATGTCTTAGAAATGGAATCTCGCATGAGTGCCCAAGACCAAGCCTTTGATCTCGCGTCTGACGATGATGAACGCGAAGGCAGCTTTGCGCCAATTCAATACCTTGAAGATAAATCTTCAGATGTTGCTCAGTTTGTTGAAAAAGAAAACTGGGAAGTGGCGGCGGCTAATCGCCTACGTGCAGCCTTGAACACATTGGATGAGCGTAATGCACACATTGTTCAGCGTCGTTGGTTAGACGAAGATAAGGCCACATTGCAAGAGTTGGCAGACCAATATCAGGTCTCCGCTGAGCGAATCAGGCAGTTGGAAAAAAATGCCATGAAAAAGCTCAAAGCAGCCATGGAATAAATACTTATTAAAAACCTCGCTTAGCGAGGTTTTTTTATGTTCAAATTTACCTATGGCTTGTGTTAAATTTGCACAAACTTTATCAACACTTGGTCTGACATGGACGGTCCATTCGAGCTATCTAAAGTTAATTTTGTGATAGATAGCGACGGTCGTAAAACCGCTGCTATTTTACCTATCGAGCTATACCAACAGCTACTTTCACTACGCGAATTAGTGGTAGAAAGCAGCCAGCATGCCGTTTCGGCAGACTATTCTTTTAGTGTTAAACAGGCCGTGGCGCACGGTTACCCGGTTGGGGCAAAAATAAAACCTGGCTTTATGGTGGTGAAGGGATCGACGGCCAATGGTGGCGGTGCCGACTCTTTACGTCCGGCTGTATTGGCCTTGCGTGAGCAGTTACTTGAAGATACCGTTCTTTGTCGTCAAGGCGATGGTTACGAATTTATGCGTGATTATCAATTCTCTAGCCCCAGCTCTGCTGCTTGCTTGATTGCGGGAAATGCACGTAGTGGCTTAGATGCTTGGCTAGATAAATGGGGACGAAGCCTGAAAGACCGTGGTTATGGTAAAAAGCGCTAGTTGCTCGCTGTTCATCAATAAAAAAAGAGCGCTAAGCGCTCTTTTTTTATCTTGCTACTTCAGCTAGGACAGCAACAACATAGGGTCAGTGGCTTCAAGTGCTAAGGCTTCACCCACTTCGGCACAAGTGAGTTTACCGTGCATCACATTTAAACCGTTGCGAAGATGCTCATCATCTAACAAGGCTTGTTTATAGCCTTTGTTCGCTAAGGTAATAATGTAGGGCAATGTGGCATTATTTAATGCCATGGTTGAGGTTCTAGCTACCCCTCCTGGCATATTGGCAACACAATAATGAACTACATCATCAACGATATAGATAGGATCTTGGTGGGTGGTGGCTTTAGATGTTTCGGCACAGCCACCTTGGTCAATCGCTACGTCAACGATCGCGCTACCCGCTTTCATGCGTTTTACTAAATCTTTAGTAATTAATTTAGGGGCCGCGGCACCCGGTAGTAATACCCCTCCAATCACTAAATCAGCTTCTAATACATGTTGTTCAATGCTGCTGCTGGTGGAGTAAACCGTTTTAAGTTTACCGTGGTATTCAGCATCAATAGCGCGTAGTACATCAATGTTACGATCTAAAATGGCGACATCTGCTCCCATGCCAACCGCCATTTGAGCAGCGTTGCGGCCAACCATGCCACCACCAATAATGGTCACCTTGGCGGGTTCTACACCTGGTACACCACCTAGCAACAAGCCTCTACCACCTTTAGATTTCTCTAAAGCTAGCGCGCCAGCTTGAATCGCCATTCTGCCAGCGACTTCAGACATTGGCGCAAGTAGCGGTAGTCCGCCGCGTGGGCTGGTGACGGTTTCATAGGCGATGCATACCGCACCTGACTTGATGAGGTCATGGGTTTGTTCTGGATCGGGGGCAAGGTGCAAATAAGTAAATAGCAATTGGTCTTCGCGCAACATGGCGCGTTCAATGGCTTGCGGCTCTTTTACTTTGACAATCATATCCGCAGCAGCAAATACGTCGGCTGCGCTGCTCGCTATGCTAGCACCTACCGCTTGATAATCTTTATCGTCAAAACCAATACCTGCGCCGGCCAAAGTTTCAACGGTGACCTGATGACCCTGTTGAATTAATTCGTTTACACTGGCGGGTGTCATACCGACACGATATTCGTGATTTTTTATTTCTTTAGGTACACCAATCAACATAGTGATTAACTCCTTTTAATTGTTTTATATTGGTCATATATGCGGCTCTTATCTTTAACATATAGTTAATTGCTTTGTTTATGCAAGAGGTTTTTGGTGTAACCGTCTGTGTTGTATTTGGCTGATCGGTAGGATATGTTGTGTTCATGTTAAAGACTAAAACAAAGTCATGGGAAATGAATAAATCATGCAGCAAAATATTCTAAATCAGGTTTTAAACGATATTGATCAATTTAACCTAAATGATCCAAATAAGCAGTTTGATGAACTTGGTAGTGAGCATGCCAAAGAGTTTTTATATGGCAAGCGCATGTCCAACTGCTTACATGAATTTATGGATGCACCACCGGTTGAACTACAAATAGCCGCCCGCGCTCAGCATATTGGCCGTTGGTTATCATTGCGTAGTGATTACCCTGAAGGAAAGGCGGGGTATTTAAAGTGGCGAACTGATTTAGGCAAGAAGCATGCAGAGTTGTGCGCTGATATTATGCGTAAGCGTGATTTAGGCGAAAACTTAATTGACGCTACCTGTAGTTTGTTACGAAAGGAAAAGCTTAAGCGCAACCCTCTCACTCAAGCTTTAGAGGACGTCATTTGTTTAGTGTTTTTGAAGTACTACTTTATTGATTTCGC is a window from the Agarivorans sp. TSD2052 genome containing:
- the cobA gene encoding uroporphyrinogen-III C-methyltransferase, yielding MIERISQHTRDKSTHTIQAAMVDLVGAGPGDPELLTLKALRSIEQADLILYDRLVSQDILELIPTGTQAIYVGKAKANHCIPQDQLNLYMVDKAKQGLRICRLKGGDPFVFGRGSEELEVLHQHDVPARVIPGITAASGCTSYAGIPLTHRGLATGCSFITGHKQDGKLDINWAQLAQLDHTLVFYMGLSSLPEISQQLQAFGKRANTPAALIEKGCQNDQRVITGTLDQLPTLASEHLLQSPTLIVIGEVVSLREQLDWLTKLDATSTPFELEHSAALSA
- a CDS encoding DUF4357 domain-containing protein, with the translated sequence MDGPFELSKVNFVIDSDGRKTAAILPIELYQQLLSLRELVVESSQHAVSADYSFSVKQAVAHGYPVGAKIKPGFMVVKGSTANGGGADSLRPAVLALREQLLEDTVLCRQGDGYEFMRDYQFSSPSSAACLIAGNARSGLDAWLDKWGRSLKDRGYGKKR
- a CDS encoding DUF4202 domain-containing protein, whose protein sequence is MQQNILNQVLNDIDQFNLNDPNKQFDELGSEHAKEFLYGKRMSNCLHEFMDAPPVELQIAARAQHIGRWLSLRSDYPEGKAGYLKWRTDLGKKHAELCADIMRKRDLGENLIDATCSLLRKEKLKRNPLTQALEDVICLVFLKYYFIDFANKHQHEKVIDIVQKTWAKMSPEGQKAALALDLSDQALSLVQQALA
- the rpoH gene encoding RNA polymerase sigma factor RpoH, which produces MDQKIASMALVPQGSIEAYIQSVNRIEMLSAEKEKALATRLFEDGDLSAARELVMSHLRFVAHVAKNYAGYGLPQADLIQEGNVGLMKAVKRFDPSVGVRLVSFAVHWIKAEIHEYVLRNWRMVKIATTKAQRKLFFNLRKSKKRLGWFNNDEVNMVAENLGVTPKDVLEMESRMSAQDQAFDLASDDDEREGSFAPIQYLEDKSSDVAQFVEKENWEVAAANRLRAALNTLDERNAHIVQRRWLDEDKATLQELADQYQVSAERIRQLEKNAMKKLKAAME
- the ald gene encoding alanine dehydrogenase, translating into MLIGVPKEIKNHEYRVGMTPASVNELIQQGHQVTVETLAGAGIGFDDKDYQAVGASIASSAADVFAAADMIVKVKEPQAIERAMLREDQLLFTYLHLAPDPEQTHDLIKSGAVCIAYETVTSPRGGLPLLAPMSEVAGRMAIQAGALALEKSKGGRGLLLGGVPGVEPAKVTIIGGGMVGRNAAQMAVGMGADVAILDRNIDVLRAIDAEYHGKLKTVYSTSSSIEQHVLEADLVIGGVLLPGAAAPKLITKDLVKRMKAGSAIVDVAIDQGGCAETSKATTHQDPIYIVDDVVHYCVANMPGGVARTSTMALNNATLPYIITLANKGYKQALLDDEHLRNGLNVMHGKLTCAEVGEALALEATDPMLLLS